From Diceros bicornis minor isolate mBicDic1 chromosome 16, mDicBic1.mat.cur, whole genome shotgun sequence, one genomic window encodes:
- the LOC131415217 gene encoding ral guanine nucleotide dissociation stimulator-like isoform X1 — translation MKKTPGGGKQDGGKAPAPATELQPAAEAEQWAVVEVELAPALLTSPLLALEPASPLSAVLALEQGPTSAPAGVRTAELESPGPSFLVGSPSPPVLVKQREKKPNIMAFPPKLVVEQLTVMDAELFRKVLPSQCLVSTWGKRNKPSNEHLAPTLQATLDHIRRVASLVITPCLGDPSMRVPDRARVVEHWIQVAQECKILKNFSSPCTVISALQKTSTNHLKNTQRKFPWRSLKNLRSAIAKTSP, via the exons CTCCAGCGCCAGCTacagagctccagccagcagcagaagcagagcagtgggcagtggtggaggtagagctggctccagctctgttgacatcaccccttctagcgctggagccagcgtcccctctaTCAGCAGTGTTGGctctggagcaagggccaacatcggctccagcaggagtgagaactgctgagctggagtcacctggaccatcatttctagtgggaagtccatctccacctgtgcttGTTAAGcagcgtgagaagaagcctaacatcatggccttccctcctaagctggtggtggagcagttgaccgtgatggatgcg GAGCTTTTCCGGAAGGTgttgccctctcagtgcctggtctccacctggggcaagaggaacaagcccagcaatgagcacctggcacccactctCCAGGCCACCCTCGACCAcatcagaagggtggccagcctcgtcatcaccccctgcctcggggacccgagcatgaggGTGCCGGACAGGGCtagggtggtggagcactggatccaggtggcccag gagtgcaagatcctgaagaacttctcctcgccctgcactgtcatctctgctctgcagaaaacctccacaaaccacctgaagaacacacagcGGAAGTTTCCTT ggagaTCCCTGAAAAACTTAAGAAGCGCTATAGCcaagacaagtccttga
- the LOC131415217 gene encoding ral-GDS-related protein-like isoform X2: MAFPPKLVVEQLTVMDAELFRKVLPSQCLVSTWGKRNKPSNEHLAPTLQATLDHIRRVASLVITPCLGDPSMRVPDRARVVEHWIQVAQECKILKNFSSPCTVISALQKTSTNHLKNTQRKFPWRSLKNLRSAIAKTSP, encoded by the exons atggccttccctcctaagctggtggtggagcagttgaccgtgatggatgcg GAGCTTTTCCGGAAGGTgttgccctctcagtgcctggtctccacctggggcaagaggaacaagcccagcaatgagcacctggcacccactctCCAGGCCACCCTCGACCAcatcagaagggtggccagcctcgtcatcaccccctgcctcggggacccgagcatgaggGTGCCGGACAGGGCtagggtggtggagcactggatccaggtggcccag gagtgcaagatcctgaagaacttctcctcgccctgcactgtcatctctgctctgcagaaaacctccacaaaccacctgaagaacacacagcGGAAGTTTCCTT ggagaTCCCTGAAAAACTTAAGAAGCGCTATAGCcaagacaagtccttga